One Malaclemys terrapin pileata isolate rMalTer1 chromosome 9, rMalTer1.hap1, whole genome shotgun sequence DNA window includes the following coding sequences:
- the RAB41 gene encoding ras-related protein Rab-41 isoform X2 produces MSAPGSGGEFGNPLRKFKLVFLGEQSVGKTSLITRFMYDSFDNTYQATIGIDFLSKTMYLEDRTQVRLQLWDTAGQERFRSLIPSYIRDSTIAVVVYDITNLNSFQQTSKWIDDVRTERGSDVIIMLVGNKTDLADKRQVSIEEGERKAQELNVMYIETSAKAGYNMKQLFRRVAAALPGMDSTPEKSKEDMIDIKLEKPPEQPVTESGCSC; encoded by the exons ATGTCCGCGCCCGGCAGCGGCGGCGAGTTCGGGAACCCGCTGCGCAAgttcaagctggtgttcctgggCGAGCAGAGCG TTGGGAAGACATCTCTGATCACCAGGTTTATGTATGACAGTTTTGACAATACTTATCAG gcAACCATTGGAATTGATTTCCTGTCAAAGACAATGTATCTAGAAGACCGCACG CAGGTTCGGCTACAGCTTTGGGACACAGCAGGCCAGGAGCGGTTCCGCAGCCTCATTCCCAGCTACATCCGCGACTCCACCATTGCTGTGGTAGTCTATGACATTACAA ATCTGAACTCGTTCCAGCAAACCTCCAAGTGGATTGATGATGTGCgaacagagagaggaagtgatgtCATCATCATGTTGGTGGGGAATAAAACTGACCTGGCAGACAAGAG ACAGGTTTCTATAGAGGAGGGCGAGAGAAAGGCCCAAGAACTGAATGTGATGTATATTGAAACCAGTGCTAAAGCAGGATATAATATGAAACAG CTTTTCCGCCGTGTGGCTGCTGCCTTACCTGGGATGGACAGCACACCTGAGAAGAGCAAAGAAGACA TGATTGACATCAAGCTAGAGAAACCTCCTGAGCAGCCAGTAACGGAGAGCGGCTGTTCCTGCTAA
- the RAB41 gene encoding ras-related protein Rab-41 isoform X5, translating into MSAPGSGGEFGNPLRKFKLVFLGEQSVGKTSLITRFMYDSFDNTYQATIGIDFLSKTMYLEDRTIRLQLWDTAGQERFRSLIPSYIRDSAAAVIVFDITNLNSFQQTSKWIDDVRTERGSDVIIMLVGNKTDLADKRQVSIEEGERKAQELNVMYIETSAKAGYNMKQLFRRVAAALPGMDSTPEKSKEDMIDIKLEKPPEQPVTESGCSC; encoded by the exons ATGTCCGCGCCCGGCAGCGGCGGCGAGTTCGGGAACCCGCTGCGCAAgttcaagctggtgttcctgggCGAGCAGAGCG TTGGGAAGACATCTCTGATCACCAGGTTTATGTATGACAGTTTTGACAATACTTATCAG gcAACCATTGGAATTGATTTCCTGTCAAAGACAATGTATCTAGAAGACCGCACG atcaggctgcagctgtgggacACAGCCGGCCAGGAGAGGTTCCGCAGCCTCATTCCCAGCTACATCCGTGACTCTGCTGCAGCTGTCATTGTCTTTGACATTACAA ATCTGAACTCGTTCCAGCAAACCTCCAAGTGGATTGATGATGTGCgaacagagagaggaagtgatgtCATCATCATGTTGGTGGGGAATAAAACTGACCTGGCAGACAAGAG ACAGGTTTCTATAGAGGAGGGCGAGAGAAAGGCCCAAGAACTGAATGTGATGTATATTGAAACCAGTGCTAAAGCAGGATATAATATGAAACAG CTTTTCCGCCGTGTGGCTGCTGCCTTACCTGGGATGGACAGCACACCTGAGAAGAGCAAAGAAGACA TGATTGACATCAAGCTAGAGAAACCTCCTGAGCAGCCAGTAACGGAGAGCGGCTGTTCCTGCTAA
- the RAB41 gene encoding ras-related protein Rab-41 isoform X4: protein MSAPGSGGEFGNPLRKFKLVFLGEQSVGKTSLITRFMYDSFDNTYQATIGIDFLSKTMYLEDRTIRLQLWDTAGQERFRSLIPSYIRDSAAAVIVFDITNLNSFQQTSKWIDDVRTERGSDVIIMLVGNKTDLADKRQITTEEGEQRAKELNVMFIETSAKTGYNVKQLFRRVAAALPGMDSTPEKSKEDMIDIKLEKPPEQPVTESGCSC, encoded by the exons ATGTCCGCGCCCGGCAGCGGCGGCGAGTTCGGGAACCCGCTGCGCAAgttcaagctggtgttcctgggCGAGCAGAGCG TTGGGAAGACATCTCTGATCACCAGGTTTATGTATGACAGTTTTGACAATACTTATCAG gcAACCATTGGAATTGATTTCCTGTCAAAGACAATGTATCTAGAAGACCGCACG atcaggctgcagctgtgggacACAGCCGGCCAGGAGAGGTTCCGCAGCCTCATTCCCAGCTACATCCGTGACTCTGCTGCAGCTGTCATTGTCTTTGACATTACAA ATCTGAACTCGTTCCAGCAAACCTCCAAGTGGATTGATGATGTGCgaacagagagaggaagtgatgtCATCATCATGTTGGTGGGGAATAAAACTGACCTGGCAGACAAGAG GCAAATCACTACGGAGGAAGGTGAGCAGAGAGCCAAAGAGCTGAATGTGATGTTTATTGAGACAAGTGCGAAGACTGGATACAATGTGAAACAG CTTTTCCGCCGTGTGGCTGCTGCCTTACCTGGGATGGACAGCACACCTGAGAAGAGCAAAGAAGACA TGATTGACATCAAGCTAGAGAAACCTCCTGAGCAGCCAGTAACGGAGAGCGGCTGTTCCTGCTAA
- the RAB41 gene encoding ras-related protein Rab-41 isoform X1, which yields MSAPGSGGEFGNPLRKFKLVFLGEQSVGKTSLITRFMYDSFDNTYQATIGIDFLSKTMYLEDRTQVRLQLWDTAGQERFRSLIPSYIRDSTIAVVVYDITNLNSFQQTSKWIDDVRTERGSDVIIMLVGNKTDLADKRQITTEEGEQRAKELNVMFIETSAKTGYNVKQLFRRVAAALPGMDSTPEKSKEDMIDIKLEKPPEQPVTESGCSC from the exons ATGTCCGCGCCCGGCAGCGGCGGCGAGTTCGGGAACCCGCTGCGCAAgttcaagctggtgttcctgggCGAGCAGAGCG TTGGGAAGACATCTCTGATCACCAGGTTTATGTATGACAGTTTTGACAATACTTATCAG gcAACCATTGGAATTGATTTCCTGTCAAAGACAATGTATCTAGAAGACCGCACG CAGGTTCGGCTACAGCTTTGGGACACAGCAGGCCAGGAGCGGTTCCGCAGCCTCATTCCCAGCTACATCCGCGACTCCACCATTGCTGTGGTAGTCTATGACATTACAA ATCTGAACTCGTTCCAGCAAACCTCCAAGTGGATTGATGATGTGCgaacagagagaggaagtgatgtCATCATCATGTTGGTGGGGAATAAAACTGACCTGGCAGACAAGAG GCAAATCACTACGGAGGAAGGTGAGCAGAGAGCCAAAGAGCTGAATGTGATGTTTATTGAGACAAGTGCGAAGACTGGATACAATGTGAAACAG CTTTTCCGCCGTGTGGCTGCTGCCTTACCTGGGATGGACAGCACACCTGAGAAGAGCAAAGAAGACA TGATTGACATCAAGCTAGAGAAACCTCCTGAGCAGCCAGTAACGGAGAGCGGCTGTTCCTGCTAA
- the RAB41 gene encoding ras-related protein Rab-41 isoform X6, whose translation MSAPGSGGEFGNPLRKFKLVFLGEQSVGKTSLITRFMYDSFDNTYQATIGIDFLSKTMYLEDRTVRLQLWDTAGQERFRSLIPSYIRDSTIAVVVYDITNLNSFQQTSKWIDDVRTERGSDVIIMLVGNKTDLADKRQVSIEEGERKAQELNVMYIETSAKAGYNMKQLFRRVAAALPGMDSTPEKSKEDMIDIKLEKPPEQPVTESGCSC comes from the exons ATGTCCGCGCCCGGCAGCGGCGGCGAGTTCGGGAACCCGCTGCGCAAgttcaagctggtgttcctgggCGAGCAGAGCG TTGGGAAGACATCTCTGATCACCAGGTTTATGTATGACAGTTTTGACAATACTTATCAG gcAACCATTGGAATTGATTTCCTGTCAAAGACAATGTATCTAGAAGACCGCACG GTTCGGCTACAGCTTTGGGACACAGCAGGCCAGGAGCGGTTCCGCAGCCTCATTCCCAGCTACATCCGCGACTCCACCATTGCTGTGGTAGTCTATGACATTACAA ATCTGAACTCGTTCCAGCAAACCTCCAAGTGGATTGATGATGTGCgaacagagagaggaagtgatgtCATCATCATGTTGGTGGGGAATAAAACTGACCTGGCAGACAAGAG ACAGGTTTCTATAGAGGAGGGCGAGAGAAAGGCCCAAGAACTGAATGTGATGTATATTGAAACCAGTGCTAAAGCAGGATATAATATGAAACAG CTTTTCCGCCGTGTGGCTGCTGCCTTACCTGGGATGGACAGCACACCTGAGAAGAGCAAAGAAGACA TGATTGACATCAAGCTAGAGAAACCTCCTGAGCAGCCAGTAACGGAGAGCGGCTGTTCCTGCTAA
- the RAB41 gene encoding ras-related protein Rab-41 isoform X3, whose amino-acid sequence MSAPGSGGEFGNPLRKFKLVFLGEQSVGKTSLITRFMYDSFDNTYQATIGIDFLSKTMYLEDRTVRLQLWDTAGQERFRSLIPSYIRDSTIAVVVYDITNLNSFQQTSKWIDDVRTERGSDVIIMLVGNKTDLADKRQITTEEGEQRAKELNVMFIETSAKTGYNVKQLFRRVAAALPGMDSTPEKSKEDMIDIKLEKPPEQPVTESGCSC is encoded by the exons ATGTCCGCGCCCGGCAGCGGCGGCGAGTTCGGGAACCCGCTGCGCAAgttcaagctggtgttcctgggCGAGCAGAGCG TTGGGAAGACATCTCTGATCACCAGGTTTATGTATGACAGTTTTGACAATACTTATCAG gcAACCATTGGAATTGATTTCCTGTCAAAGACAATGTATCTAGAAGACCGCACG GTTCGGCTACAGCTTTGGGACACAGCAGGCCAGGAGCGGTTCCGCAGCCTCATTCCCAGCTACATCCGCGACTCCACCATTGCTGTGGTAGTCTATGACATTACAA ATCTGAACTCGTTCCAGCAAACCTCCAAGTGGATTGATGATGTGCgaacagagagaggaagtgatgtCATCATCATGTTGGTGGGGAATAAAACTGACCTGGCAGACAAGAG GCAAATCACTACGGAGGAAGGTGAGCAGAGAGCCAAAGAGCTGAATGTGATGTTTATTGAGACAAGTGCGAAGACTGGATACAATGTGAAACAG CTTTTCCGCCGTGTGGCTGCTGCCTTACCTGGGATGGACAGCACACCTGAGAAGAGCAAAGAAGACA TGATTGACATCAAGCTAGAGAAACCTCCTGAGCAGCCAGTAACGGAGAGCGGCTGTTCCTGCTAA
- the RAB41 gene encoding ras-related protein Rab-41 isoform X7 yields MAQPSSRGCSCGTQPARRGSAASFPATSVTLLQLSLSLTLQVRLQLWDTAGQERFRSLIPSYIRDSTIAVVVYDITNLNSFQQTSKWIDDVRTERGSDVIIMLVGNKTDLADKRQITTEEGEQRAKELNVMFIETSAKTGYNVKQLFRRVAAALPGMDSTPEKSKEDMIDIKLEKPPEQPVTESGCSC; encoded by the exons ATGGCACAACCTTCATCAAGAG gctgcagctgtgggacACAGCCGGCCAGGAGAGGTTCCGCAGCCTCATTCCCAGCTACATCCGTGACTCTGCTGCAGCTGTCATTGTCTTTGACATTACAA GTTCGGCTACAGCTTTGGGACACAGCAGGCCAGGAGCGGTTCCGCAGCCTCATTCCCAGCTACATCCGCGACTCCACCATTGCTGTGGTAGTCTATGACATTACAA ATCTGAACTCGTTCCAGCAAACCTCCAAGTGGATTGATGATGTGCgaacagagagaggaagtgatgtCATCATCATGTTGGTGGGGAATAAAACTGACCTGGCAGACAAGAG GCAAATCACTACGGAGGAAGGTGAGCAGAGAGCCAAAGAGCTGAATGTGATGTTTATTGAGACAAGTGCGAAGACTGGATACAATGTGAAACAG CTTTTCCGCCGTGTGGCTGCTGCCTTACCTGGGATGGACAGCACACCTGAGAAGAGCAAAGAAGACA TGATTGACATCAAGCTAGAGAAACCTCCTGAGCAGCCAGTAACGGAGAGCGGCTGTTCCTGCTAA